One Gloeothece verrucosa PCC 7822 DNA window includes the following coding sequences:
- a CDS encoding DUF1611 domain-containing protein yields the protein MLLTSQHRVAILLHEGIRGTHGKTGLAFLRYGKNPVVAVIDADCAGQSLAALTKIDRDIPIVKNVSEALSFHPDVLLIGIAPSGGVLPQAWWEEVKQAIIAGVSIVNGLHTPIAPQFDFLKPGQWIWDIRQEPPGLMIAKARARSLSSRRLLTVGTDMSVGKMSTSLELDRAAQKRGIKSKFLATGQGGIMISGEGIALDAIRVDFAAGAVEQMVLKWGNDYDLLWIEGQGSLVHPGSTATLPLIRGTQPTDLILVHRAGQKHINNVPEIIIPPLSQVVQLYNQIASVYGTFGEVKVKAIALNTFHLDLEAAHKAIAQVEEETGLPCTDVVRFGADLLLDQILN from the coding sequence ATGCTTTTAACTTCACAACATCGGGTTGCTATTCTCCTCCATGAAGGCATTCGCGGCACTCATGGAAAAACCGGACTTGCCTTTCTACGCTACGGGAAAAACCCTGTAGTAGCTGTTATTGATGCCGACTGTGCCGGACAATCTTTAGCCGCATTAACGAAAATAGATCGAGATATCCCCATCGTTAAAAATGTCAGCGAAGCATTAAGCTTTCATCCCGATGTTTTATTAATTGGCATTGCCCCTTCCGGCGGCGTATTACCGCAAGCCTGGTGGGAAGAGGTCAAACAAGCCATTATTGCAGGGGTATCCATCGTTAATGGCTTACATACCCCCATTGCCCCTCAATTTGACTTTTTAAAACCCGGACAATGGATCTGGGATATTCGCCAAGAACCCCCAGGACTGATGATCGCTAAAGCGAGGGCGAGATCACTCTCAAGCCGCCGCCTTCTTACTGTCGGGACAGATATGAGTGTCGGTAAAATGTCTACCTCCCTTGAATTGGATCGCGCCGCACAAAAACGGGGAATAAAATCGAAATTTCTCGCTACCGGACAAGGAGGTATTATGATTTCCGGAGAGGGTATCGCTTTAGATGCTATACGGGTAGATTTTGCGGCTGGGGCAGTAGAGCAGATGGTGTTAAAGTGGGGCAATGACTATGATTTATTATGGATAGAAGGACAAGGCTCTCTAGTGCATCCAGGGTCAACCGCCACTCTACCTTTAATTCGGGGAACTCAACCCACCGATTTAATTTTAGTCCATCGCGCAGGACAAAAACACATTAATAATGTCCCAGAAATTATTATTCCTCCTTTATCACAAGTGGTGCAATTATACAATCAGATAGCCAGTGTTTATGGGACATTTGGAGAAGTGAAAGTTAAAGCCATCGCCCTTAATACCTTTCATTTAGATTTAGAAGCGGCTCACAAAGCCATTGCTCAAGTTGAAGAAGAAACCGGACTTCCTTGCACTGATGTAGTGAGATTTGGGGCAGATTTATTACTCGACCAAATATTAAATTAA
- a CDS encoding dipeptide epimerase yields MELSVQPFTVHKRFPLTISRGTSSQNTNLWVRIKDQEIEGWGEATPFSVTTEGYKNTSSLLEELEQLTSSLKSLTPLDRQSIEAILTEKQASSAVRAAIDIALYDWLGKKANLPLWRLWGLDRRKIVPISVTVGITSPEAAKQRVRNWRQVLEPEIIKVKLGSPNGIEADQAMLLAILEEAPQARITVDANGGWSLDNALLMGDWLAQQGVEYIEQPLPVGEEDKLAILYQHSPLPIFVDESCFSSQDIIRLAACVHGINIKIMKSGGLSEAIKMIHLAKVCGLKVMFGCYSDSTLANTAMFHLAPLADYLDLDSHLNLVDDPFTGVKLEQGRLLPNDLPGLGVTLTVNSYKL; encoded by the coding sequence ATGGAATTGTCGGTTCAGCCCTTTACCGTTCACAAACGCTTTCCTCTAACCATCAGCAGAGGAACCAGTAGTCAAAATACTAATCTGTGGGTACGCATTAAAGACCAAGAAATTGAAGGATGGGGAGAAGCCACGCCCTTTTCAGTCACAACAGAAGGATACAAAAATACTTCATCCCTACTCGAAGAATTAGAGCAATTGACCTCTAGTTTAAAATCATTGACCCCCTTAGATCGTCAGTCCATAGAAGCCATTTTGACAGAAAAACAAGCCTCTAGCGCCGTGCGGGCAGCAATTGATATAGCCCTATACGACTGGCTAGGAAAAAAAGCCAACTTACCCTTATGGCGGTTATGGGGACTCGATCGCCGTAAAATTGTACCGATTTCGGTAACCGTCGGCATCACCTCACCCGAAGCCGCTAAACAACGAGTGAGAAACTGGCGGCAAGTCTTAGAACCAGAGATCATCAAAGTCAAATTAGGCTCACCTAACGGAATAGAAGCCGATCAAGCCATGTTACTAGCCATCTTAGAAGAAGCCCCACAAGCTAGGATAACAGTAGATGCCAATGGCGGATGGAGCCTTGATAATGCTCTTTTAATGGGTGATTGGTTAGCACAACAGGGAGTAGAGTATATTGAACAACCCTTACCCGTAGGAGAAGAAGACAAATTAGCCATCTTGTATCAGCACTCACCCCTTCCCATATTTGTCGATGAAAGTTGTTTTAGTAGTCAAGATATTATCCGCTTAGCCGCTTGTGTTCATGGCATTAATATCAAAATCATGAAATCTGGCGGCTTAAGTGAGGCCATAAAAATGATTCATCTTGCTAAAGTCTGCGGGTTAAAGGTGATGTTCGGTTGCTACTCTGACAGCACTTTAGCCAATACGGCCATGTTTCATCTAGCGCCCTTAGCAGATTACCTCGATTTAGATAGCCATCTCAACCTAGTCGATGATCCATTTACTGGGGTAAAGTTAGAACAAGGGCGTTTACTCCCCAATGACTTACCCGGTTTAGGCGTAACTTTAACAGTTAACAGTTATAAGTTATGA
- a CDS encoding Lumazine-binding protein gives MFTGIIKETGLITQVNQHELIINVGSELFSDLPLQSSVALNGKVLTLVDKFSINDQFCLKFHLHSLSSFRANTRVNLERAVRLGEEISSSLFLGIPSGRCQLISLIHESETSVLFEVVWEDVLLKYLDPKDLVCLDGVLLMINKIEERVLSLGIYEETLKLTNLGERRVGDWLNIEMEPMVKKLAQILEKKFI, from the coding sequence ATGTTTACGGGAATTATTAAAGAAACTGGATTGATCACACAAGTTAATCAACATGAGCTAATCATTAATGTAGGTTCTGAGCTATTTTCTGACCTTCCTCTTCAATCTTCGGTGGCTTTAAATGGTAAGGTTTTAACGCTTGTCGATAAGTTCAGCATCAATGACCAATTCTGTTTGAAGTTTCATCTTCATTCTTTGTCATCTTTTAGGGCAAATACTCGAGTCAATTTGGAAAGGGCAGTGCGTTTGGGCGAGGAGATTTCTAGCTCTTTATTTTTGGGCATTCCTTCGGGTAGATGTCAATTAATTTCACTGATTCATGAATCTGAAACTTCTGTCCTTTTTGAAGTGGTTTGGGAAGATGTTTTGCTTAAATACCTTGACCCTAAAGATTTAGTCTGTTTAGATGGAGTGCTTTTAATGATTAATAAAATTGAGGAGAGGGTTTTAAGTTTGGGAATTTATGAAGAAACTTTAAAATTAACGAATTTAGGAGAAAGAAGGGTAGGAGACTGGCTCAATATTGAAATGGAACCGATGGTCAAAAAGTTGGCTCAAATTTTAGAGAAAAAATTCATTTAG
- a CDS encoding NUDIX hydrolase, producing MSRIKKWKLINSQLVLNNQWCQVKQDTVQLPNGQIVDDYFVNLRPEIALVFPLTPDNQIVFVRQYRHGVQEILLELPAGSFNAQQEDSLMAARRELEEETGYVSEQFIQLATLYDNPVKDNNKIHLYLALNASPLGKQHLDLTEDIELVLVPMTRVKYMIQCGEICVCGSVAAIYLALDFLKS from the coding sequence ATGAGCCGTATTAAAAAATGGAAACTCATTAATTCTCAGTTAGTCTTAAATAATCAATGGTGTCAAGTTAAACAGGATACTGTTCAATTACCCAATGGTCAAATTGTGGATGATTATTTTGTTAATCTTCGTCCGGAAATTGCCCTAGTTTTCCCCCTGACTCCCGATAACCAGATTGTTTTTGTGCGTCAATATCGTCATGGTGTTCAAGAGATCTTATTGGAACTACCGGCGGGTAGTTTTAATGCTCAACAAGAAGATAGTTTAATGGCGGCGAGGCGAGAATTAGAAGAAGAAACGGGTTATGTTTCTGAGCAATTTATTCAATTAGCAACTCTTTATGATAATCCGGTCAAAGATAACAATAAAATTCATCTGTATCTAGCTCTAAATGCTTCTCCTCTGGGTAAACAGCACTTAGATTTAACCGAAGATATAGAGCTTGTCTTAGTTCCTATGACAAGAGTTAAATATATGATACAGTGCGGAGAAATTTGTGTTTGTGGATCGGTAGCGGCTATTTATTTAGCCCTGGACTTTTTAAAATCTTAA
- a CDS encoding DUF6464 family protein, with amino-acid sequence MVRIILIFILASIPALLGFWIIRRSKRRFQARMRRIRHRAYHQAITSESSEPYPLTERSDRFIGEISCQYNARSPHLRCAVNPSGPCEGCPYYKARE; translated from the coding sequence GTGGTAAGGATAATTTTGATTTTTATCCTGGCATCAATACCAGCATTATTAGGTTTTTGGATAATCCGAAGATCTAAAAGACGCTTTCAAGCCAGAATGCGACGTATTCGACATAGAGCTTATCATCAAGCAATAACGAGCGAATCTTCAGAACCTTATCCTCTAACCGAGAGATCTGATCGCTTTATAGGAGAAATTAGCTGTCAATATAACGCTCGTTCTCCTCATCTTCGTTGTGCAGTTAACCCTTCAGGTCCTTGTGAAGGTTGTCCTTATTACAAGGCAAGGGAGTAG
- the speD gene encoding adenosylmethionine decarboxylase codes for MTKLGTHLIIDAWQVPADLLNDPERIRHALLEGIAAGEATLIDLCVHQFSPHGVTATATLAESHIAIHTWPELGYFAADLFFCGSGKPEEALKILKTALKAKQIRVQEITRGFPASSEIEQHLENSLYQTVA; via the coding sequence ATGACAAAATTGGGAACCCATCTGATTATCGATGCTTGGCAAGTACCAGCAGACCTTCTTAACGATCCTGAACGTATTCGTCATGCTTTACTTGAGGGGATTGCAGCCGGAGAAGCGACGCTGATCGACTTGTGTGTTCATCAGTTTAGTCCTCATGGGGTGACCGCTACAGCTACATTAGCTGAATCTCACATAGCCATTCATACCTGGCCAGAACTGGGGTATTTTGCTGCCGATCTATTTTTCTGTGGCAGTGGTAAACCAGAAGAAGCCTTGAAAATTCTGAAAACGGCACTTAAAGCTAAGCAAATCAGAGTACAAGAAATTACGCGAGGGTTTCCCGCCTCTTCAGAGATTGAGCAACATCTAGAAAACTCTCTCTATCAAACAGTTGCTTAA
- a CDS encoding pentapeptide repeat-containing protein, which produces MNSKEILSTKLLLKQYQQGVRDFSGIKLSKANLKKETLNKINFSGAELQKADLSRGELIGANLTKVNLTEANLYKAQLIDSNLSQADLSAAILTQADLSGAILSQTILKKADLSYGYLIGSSLVSAELSKANLKAANLTGASLSKAVMSEVNLSNAQLNRAILSQVNLKSANLKKATLIRAYLSGANLENANLQGANLSFSDLRRANLRNTNLKGANLQGANLAGADLTGANLSAANLEGVDLEKANLRQATLIYANLRGCNLLSADLAEADLEGANLSNAGLLLTYMRGTNLRRANLDQANLIGASLVHTNLMAASLAETILPNGSLYH; this is translated from the coding sequence ATGAATAGCAAGGAAATTTTAAGCACAAAACTGCTCTTAAAGCAATATCAACAAGGAGTCAGGGATTTTTCAGGGATTAAACTCTCTAAAGCTAATCTCAAAAAAGAAACTCTTAATAAAATTAATTTTAGCGGAGCGGAGCTACAAAAAGCCGATTTGAGTCGAGGAGAATTGATCGGTGCCAATTTAACTAAAGTCAACTTGACCGAAGCAAATTTGTATAAAGCTCAGCTAATAGACAGTAATTTGAGCCAAGCCGACTTAAGCGCAGCCATATTGACCCAAGCTGATTTAAGCGGCGCAATTTTAAGTCAGACAATCCTCAAAAAAGCCGATCTCAGTTATGGATATTTGATCGGCAGTAGTTTAGTCAGTGCTGAACTGAGCAAAGCCAATTTGAAAGCCGCTAACCTAACAGGAGCAAGCTTAAGCAAAGCGGTAATGAGCGAAGTTAATTTGAGTAATGCTCAACTGAATCGCGCCATTCTCAGCCAAGTAAACTTAAAAAGCGCGAATTTAAAAAAAGCTACCCTCATTCGGGCCTATCTAAGTGGAGCCAATCTAGAAAACGCTAATTTACAAGGAGCCAACCTGAGTTTTAGTGATCTACGTCGCGCTAACTTACGCAATACCAATTTGAAAGGCGCAAATTTGCAAGGAGCCAACTTAGCCGGAGCCGACTTAACCGGAGCCAACTTGTCTGCTGCTAATCTTGAAGGGGTAGATCTCGAAAAAGCCAACTTGAGACAGGCAACCTTAATCTACGCCAATTTAAGAGGATGTAACTTGCTGAGTGCGGACCTCGCCGAAGCAGATTTAGAAGGGGCTAACTTGTCTAACGCCGGTTTATTACTCACCTATATGAGAGGAACTAACCTACGTCGCGCTAATTTGGATCAGGCAAATTTAATCGGAGCCAGTCTAGTACACACAAACTTGATGGCGGCTTCCTTAGCTGAGACGATTTTACCCAACGGTAGCCTTTATCATTAG
- the shc gene encoding squalene--hopene cyclase: MQIQARNISTKVTEVFSKVKEAIAASQQYLLSIQYPEGYWWAELESNVTITAEAVLLHKIWGTDTTRPLHKVETYLRRQQREHGGWELFYGDGGDLSTSVEAYMALRLLGVSASDPALVRAKAFILSRGGISKSRIFTKMHLALIGCYDWRGVPSIPPWIMLLPENFPFTIYEMSSWARGSTVPLLIVFDKKPVYQCGITLDELYSEGINHVRYDLPRNGDWTDVFVWLDGVFKFAETNNLIPFRNESLKAAERWVLERQEDTGDWGGIIPAMLNSLLALRALDYEVNDPIVHRGFKSVDNFAIETEETYHVQPCISPVWDTAWVLRALVESGLKPDEPVLVKGAQWLLDKQILDYGDWAVKNKEGTPGGWAFEFDNRWYPDLDDSAVVVMALEQVKMPDEQLKYGAMRRCVRWMATMQCKAGGWGAFDVNNDQNWLNYLPYADLKAMIDPNTADVTARVLEMLGTCELSMDHDRVKRAIAYLEQEQEADGSWFGRWGVNYIYGTSGALSALAAIAPVTHQAQIEKGAAWLVGCQNPDGGWGETCFSYNNPALRGKGDSTASQTAWGLIGLLAAGEATGKFAKTALERGVNYLLATQRPDGTWDESYFTGTGFPCHFYLKYHLYLQYFPLIALSRYQRLLGFN; the protein is encoded by the coding sequence ATGCAAATACAAGCCCGCAACATATCCACCAAAGTAACCGAAGTATTCAGCAAGGTCAAAGAGGCGATCGCCGCATCGCAACAGTATCTACTGTCGATTCAGTATCCCGAGGGGTACTGGTGGGCAGAATTAGAGTCTAATGTTACCATTACCGCCGAAGCGGTTCTCTTGCACAAAATTTGGGGAACGGATACAACTCGCCCTCTCCATAAAGTAGAAACCTATCTCCGTCGTCAGCAACGAGAACATGGCGGATGGGAATTATTTTATGGGGATGGCGGCGATCTCAGTACCTCTGTAGAAGCTTACATGGCTTTACGACTGTTAGGGGTTAGTGCAAGCGATCCGGCCTTGGTTCGTGCTAAAGCCTTTATCCTCTCTCGGGGAGGCATTAGTAAAAGCCGCATTTTTACGAAAATGCACTTAGCCTTAATTGGTTGCTATGACTGGCGGGGTGTGCCTTCTATTCCGCCTTGGATCATGCTATTGCCGGAGAATTTCCCTTTTACCATTTATGAGATGTCGAGTTGGGCGCGCGGTAGTACCGTTCCTCTGTTGATTGTCTTTGATAAAAAGCCGGTTTATCAGTGCGGCATTACCCTAGATGAACTCTATAGCGAAGGGATTAATCATGTTCGCTATGATTTACCGCGCAATGGAGATTGGACAGATGTTTTTGTCTGGTTAGATGGGGTGTTTAAGTTTGCTGAGACTAATAATCTTATTCCCTTCCGCAATGAGAGTTTAAAGGCTGCTGAAAGATGGGTGTTAGAAAGACAGGAAGATACCGGCGACTGGGGCGGTATTATTCCAGCCATGCTAAATTCCCTGTTAGCCCTGCGGGCGTTAGATTATGAAGTCAATGATCCCATCGTTCATCGGGGCTTTAAATCAGTTGATAATTTTGCCATTGAAACCGAAGAGACTTATCACGTTCAACCCTGTATTTCACCGGTTTGGGATACCGCTTGGGTGCTGCGTGCCTTGGTAGAATCGGGATTAAAACCCGATGAGCCGGTTTTAGTAAAAGGGGCACAATGGTTATTAGATAAACAAATTCTCGACTATGGAGACTGGGCAGTCAAGAATAAAGAAGGAACTCCCGGCGGATGGGCGTTTGAATTTGATAACCGTTGGTATCCTGACTTAGATGATTCGGCTGTGGTGGTGATGGCCCTCGAACAGGTGAAAATGCCCGATGAACAGCTTAAATATGGGGCGATGCGGCGTTGTGTGCGCTGGATGGCCACCATGCAATGTAAGGCTGGCGGCTGGGGGGCTTTTGATGTTAATAATGACCAAAATTGGCTCAATTATTTGCCCTATGCTGATTTAAAGGCGATGATTGACCCGAATACCGCCGATGTAACGGCACGAGTGTTAGAAATGTTGGGCACTTGTGAGTTAAGTATGGATCATGACCGGGTAAAAAGAGCGATCGCTTACTTAGAACAAGAACAAGAAGCGGATGGGAGTTGGTTTGGTCGTTGGGGCGTAAATTATATTTATGGTACCAGTGGGGCTTTATCCGCTTTAGCCGCGATTGCACCCGTTACCCATCAAGCACAGATTGAAAAGGGTGCGGCTTGGTTAGTGGGTTGTCAAAATCCTGATGGGGGTTGGGGCGAAACTTGTTTTAGTTATAATAATCCTGCCTTGAGAGGAAAAGGAGACAGTACCGCCTCTCAAACCGCCTGGGGCTTAATTGGCTTATTAGCCGCCGGAGAAGCGACCGGAAAATTTGCGAAAACGGCCCTTGAAAGAGGGGTCAATTATCTGTTGGCGACTCAGCGCCCAGATGGGACATGGGATGAAAGTTATTTTACGGGCACGGGTTTTCCCTGTCATTTTTATCTTAAATACCATCTCTATTTGCAATATTTCCCTTTAATTGCTCTTAGTCGTTATCAGAGGTTATTGGGTTTTAATTAA
- the rpe gene encoding ribulose-phosphate 3-epimerase produces the protein MTQNGHSKSIVVAPSILSADFSRLGEEIQAIDKAGADWVHVDVMDGRFVPNITIGPLIVEAIRPYTKKPLDVHLMIVEPEKYVADFAKAGADIISVHAEHNASPHLHRTLGQIRECGKQAGVVLNPSTPLDFIEYVLELCDLVLIMSVNPGFGGQSFIPEVVPKIQKLRQMCDERGLDPWIEVDGGLKPDNTWQVLEAGANAIVAGSAVFKASDYSKAIEGIRHSKRPQAQLASV, from the coding sequence ATGACCCAAAACGGACATTCCAAATCCATAGTCGTTGCGCCCTCCATTTTATCGGCTGACTTTAGCCGCCTCGGAGAAGAAATACAAGCCATAGATAAAGCCGGCGCAGACTGGGTACACGTAGACGTGATGGATGGGCGCTTTGTTCCCAACATCACCATCGGTCCACTGATCGTAGAAGCTATTCGTCCTTATACCAAAAAGCCTCTAGACGTTCACTTAATGATCGTCGAACCCGAAAAATATGTCGCTGACTTTGCTAAAGCCGGCGCTGATATTATTTCAGTTCATGCGGAACATAACGCTTCACCCCACTTACACCGTACTCTCGGCCAAATTCGGGAATGCGGAAAACAGGCGGGTGTAGTTCTTAACCCCTCTACCCCTTTAGACTTTATAGAATATGTTTTAGAGTTATGCGATTTAGTATTAATTATGAGCGTTAACCCCGGTTTTGGGGGCCAAAGCTTTATTCCTGAAGTTGTACCTAAAATTCAAAAATTGCGTCAAATGTGTGATGAACGGGGATTAGATCCTTGGATTGAAGTTGATGGCGGATTAAAACCGGATAACACTTGGCAAGTTTTAGAAGCGGGTGCTAATGCGATCGTAGCGGGTTCGGCTGTATTTAAGGCTTCTGATTATTCTAAAGCCATTGAAGGCATCCGCCACAGCAAGCGTCCTCAAGCTCAATTAGCTAGTGTTTAA
- a CDS encoding prepilin-type N-terminal cleavage/methylation domain-containing protein: MNTLIVTLLIYRYKSLKNLSSSSSNSGFTLLEMLITVIILGILAAFAFPSYVATIDKFKYGDAKIQMSCMAKELRIFRLENGYYPKDVYPNIVPVSQQGTPATKCFYLQSSGKVPFNSSYDYEARPTTVNGKSYCAIYVVFSGKDTVKNTTTYYTNAYKETNQFFQYQDDLIMSIDMSEQSLCM, translated from the coding sequence ATGAATACTCTGATCGTAACTCTACTGATTTACCGCTATAAGTCGTTAAAGAATTTGTCAAGCTCATCCTCAAATTCAGGATTTACTCTGTTAGAGATGTTAATTACTGTGATCATTTTGGGGATATTAGCCGCTTTCGCTTTTCCTTCTTATGTGGCTACGATAGATAAATTTAAATATGGAGACGCAAAAATTCAGATGAGTTGTATGGCTAAAGAACTGAGAATTTTTAGATTAGAAAATGGTTACTATCCTAAAGATGTTTATCCTAATATAGTTCCGGTGAGTCAACAAGGAACTCCTGCAACTAAATGTTTTTATTTGCAAAGCAGTGGAAAAGTTCCTTTTAATTCTTCCTATGACTACGAAGCTAGACCCACAACAGTTAACGGAAAATCCTATTGTGCAATTTATGTTGTTTTTTCTGGCAAAGATACCGTCAAAAATACTACAACATACTACACTAATGCCTATAAAGAAACCAATCAATTTTTCCAATATCAGGATGATTTAATCATGAGTATTGATATGAGTGAACAGAGTCTTTGTATGTAG
- a CDS encoding DUF3352 domain-containing protein, translating into MKLRTFLSILAVGVVLLLSIAGGSLYWILSQSPLNLLAGGVTAQPAAAIVIPRQAPVMVSLLVSPERIEAFSQLIAAPANRRRSLREIREVEKSLLAKTGLNYQKEIQPWLGDEITLAVTSLDFDRNPENGIKPGYLLAVQTKDAELAKEFLQSSYSREAIAGTSDLVFEQYKGVNLIAQRPLSANKNNVTLGSSAVVADFVLFANDPKVLRDAINNVQVPGLNLKGANYYQQALKTIEDPRIGLVYGNLPALSAWIANAPVPETPEVAQMLTVAFSIKSEGLAAQTALFGVEGAAKRIPALSQPVGALNYVPANTIVTAAGTNLNQFWQTVETGLAANSPLQQLVKQLISRLEAPLGLNLPEDIFKWVKGEYSLALVPNPEGDQPDWIFVAQKVPGVETSSAITHLDDLAKQQGYSVGSLPLFDSTVTAWTKLSTATETGGGSLARLNAQVKGVHTNTDQYEIIASSVEAMSQALAAQKTSLIDSEKFQQAISALPRENDGYFYVDWNKSEPIIEQKLPIVRVIQLAGKPLFNNLRSLTLSSQGTEQGIARATVFFKLGVR; encoded by the coding sequence ATGAAGCTTCGCACTTTTTTGTCAATCCTAGCAGTTGGTGTTGTTCTCCTTTTATCCATCGCTGGTGGTAGCCTTTATTGGATACTCTCTCAAAGTCCCTTAAATCTCCTCGCAGGAGGGGTAACAGCGCAACCGGCTGCCGCCATCGTCATTCCCCGACAAGCTCCGGTGATGGTATCTCTATTAGTCAGTCCAGAGCGTATAGAAGCTTTTAGTCAACTCATTGCGGCTCCCGCTAACCGGCGACGCTCCCTCAGAGAAATTCGAGAAGTGGAAAAAAGCTTACTGGCCAAAACTGGATTAAACTATCAAAAAGAGATTCAACCCTGGCTAGGAGATGAAATTACTCTAGCAGTCACTTCCCTCGATTTTGATCGCAATCCGGAAAATGGTATTAAACCCGGATACCTGCTGGCAGTACAAACCAAAGATGCGGAGTTAGCCAAAGAATTTCTGCAATCCTCTTATTCTCGAGAAGCGATCGCCGGTACATCAGATTTAGTGTTTGAACAGTACAAAGGGGTTAACCTCATTGCTCAACGTCCCCTATCAGCTAATAAAAATAACGTCACTTTGGGATCTAGTGCCGTTGTAGCCGATTTTGTGCTATTTGCCAACGATCCGAAAGTCTTACGCGATGCTATTAATAATGTTCAAGTTCCTGGACTCAATTTAAAGGGCGCTAATTATTATCAACAAGCTTTAAAGACCATTGAAGACCCTCGCATTGGCCTAGTTTACGGGAATTTACCCGCCTTATCCGCTTGGATAGCTAATGCACCTGTACCCGAAACCCCAGAAGTGGCCCAAATGCTGACCGTAGCATTTTCGATTAAGTCCGAAGGTTTAGCCGCTCAAACCGCCTTATTTGGGGTAGAAGGAGCCGCCAAACGGATTCCCGCTTTATCTCAACCGGTGGGAGCCTTAAATTATGTCCCCGCTAATACCATTGTCACCGCCGCCGGCACCAATCTCAACCAATTTTGGCAAACGGTAGAAACCGGTTTAGCCGCTAATAGTCCGTTACAACAGTTAGTAAAACAGCTTATAAGCCGTTTAGAAGCTCCTTTAGGTTTAAATTTACCTGAAGATATTTTTAAGTGGGTTAAAGGCGAATATAGCTTGGCTCTAGTGCCAAATCCCGAAGGGGATCAACCCGATTGGATCTTTGTCGCTCAGAAAGTGCCCGGGGTAGAGACATCCTCAGCCATCACCCATTTAGATGATTTAGCCAAACAGCAGGGCTATAGCGTGGGAAGTTTGCCCTTGTTTGATAGCACGGTCACCGCTTGGACGAAGTTAAGCACGGCTACAGAAACAGGAGGAGGTTCTTTAGCGCGTCTTAATGCTCAGGTAAAAGGGGTCCATACAAATACTGATCAATATGAAATAATTGCCTCTTCTGTTGAAGCGATGTCTCAAGCATTGGCGGCACAAAAAACCTCTTTAATTGACAGTGAAAAATTCCAACAGGCTATTTCGGCTTTGCCTAGGGAAAATGACGGATACTTTTATGTAGACTGGAATAAGAGTGAGCCAATTATTGAGCAAAAGTTACCGATTGTTCGGGTTATACAATTAGCTGGCAAACCTTTATTTAATAATCTGCGCTCTCTGACCTTGAGTAGTCAAGGAACTGAGCAGGGAATTGCCCGCGCCACAGTCTTTTTTAAATTAGGTGTGAGATAA
- a CDS encoding HEAT repeat domain-containing protein, whose amino-acid sequence MELEQLQAYLESSDSQNRLKALVELRKYDSEIAVPLLISRIQDQEFIVRSYVAMGLGRKQNADSYAALLELIEFERDPNVRAEAANSLSFYGEPSIPHLVALFHKDNNWLVRKSIFAAMADLNAPAELLEICVEGLKDKDLTIQETAVDGFTLLVNTDKSEAALNQLLSLVNHKSWRVRARVASALSKFNSPLVEAALIQLKQDQDHRVVAAVLETLLP is encoded by the coding sequence ATGGAACTCGAACAACTCCAAGCCTATCTCGAGAGTTCAGACTCCCAAAACCGCCTTAAAGCCTTAGTGGAGTTACGCAAATACGACTCAGAAATAGCAGTCCCCTTACTCATCAGTCGAATACAAGACCAAGAATTTATCGTTCGTTCCTATGTGGCGATGGGGTTAGGCAGAAAACAAAATGCTGATTCTTATGCGGCATTATTAGAACTCATTGAATTTGAGCGAGACCCAAATGTTCGCGCTGAAGCGGCTAATTCTCTCTCATTTTATGGTGAGCCATCCATTCCTCATTTAGTAGCACTGTTTCATAAAGATAATAACTGGTTAGTTCGTAAAAGCATTTTTGCGGCTATGGCAGATTTAAATGCACCAGCAGAATTACTCGAGATTTGTGTAGAAGGACTCAAAGATAAAGACCTGACTATACAAGAAACTGCTGTGGATGGGTTCACCCTATTAGTTAATACAGATAAAAGTGAAGCGGCTCTTAATCAATTACTGTCTTTAGTGAATCATAAATCATGGCGAGTTCGAGCCAGAGTTGCCAGCGCCTTAAGTAAATTTAATAGCCCATTAGTTGAAGCGGCATTAATTCAATTAAAACAAGACCAAGATCATCGCGTGGTGGCGGCTGTTTTAGAAACTCTGTTACCGTAG